The Betta splendens chromosome 7, fBetSpl5.4, whole genome shotgun sequence genome includes a window with the following:
- the tbc1d22b gene encoding TBC1 domain family member 22B isoform X1, which translates to MATDNRINFWRRNAKVPGSVQPVYGAQHPPLDPRLRRTYHKDTKPKFNNPKSKKACSFHEFARSTNDAWDIDDDEEDEDFLRTQMSTPSISSRLHSTSTQQQQNEADETKSQMPDRLAPPKTEVQTLHGDGGFEETNYEHVNGRVVKSHSEAHLNSSSVRATLQKQQSLPVRPIIPLVARISDQNASGAPPMTVREKSRLDKFKQLLASPNTDLEELRKHSWSGIPREVRPITWRLLSGYLPANKERREQVLKRKRDEYFAFIEQYYHSRTDEHYKDTYRQIHIDIPRTNPLIPLFQQPVVQEVFERILFIWAIRHPASGYVQGINDLVTPFFVVFLSEFVTEDVENFRFAALPLDTQRNIEADSFWCMSKLLDGIQDNYTFAQPGIQNKVKALEELVSRIDEDIHNHFKKYEVEYLQFAFRWMNNLLMRELPLRCTIRLWDTYQAESEGFSHFHLYVCAAFLIEWRKEILSMIDFQGLLMLLQNLPTIHWGNEEVGLLLAEAYRLKYMFADAPSHYKR; encoded by the exons ATGGCCACCGACAACAGGATCAATTTTTGGAGGAGAAACGCTAAGGTTCCCGGAAG CGTGCAGCCTGTTTATGGAGCACAGCATCCGCCCCTTGACCCACGACTGCGGCGCAC GTATCACAAGGACACAAAGCCCAAGTTCAACAATCCTAAATCCAAAAAGGCCTGTAGCTTCCACGAGTTTGCCCGCAGCACTAACGATGCTTGGGACAtcgatgatgatgaggaggatgaggatttCCTCAGGACCCAAATGTCAACTCCATCCATATCGTCACGCCTGCACTCTACGTCCACACAG cagcaacaaaaTGAGGCTGATGaaacaaaaagccagatgccAGACAGACTGGCTCCTCCCAAGACAGAAGTTCAAACCCTCCATGGTGATGGAGGGTTTGAAGAGACGAACTATGAACATGTCAACGGCAGGGTTGTCAAGTCTCATAGCGAGGCCCACCTCAACTCATCCTCAG TTCGTGCCACGCTACAGAAGCAGCAGTCGCTCCCAGTTCGCCCTATCATTCCACTGGTGGCTCGCATCTCAGACCAGAATGCGTCCGGGGCACCACCCATGACGGTTCGGGAGAAGAGCCGGCTGGACAAGTTCAAGCAGCTGCTGGCTAGTCCTAACACTGACCTAG AAGAACTGCGGAAGCACAGCTGGTCAGGCATACCGAGAGAGGTCCGACCAATCACGTGGAGACTTCTGTCT GGCTACCTGCCAGCCAACAAGGAGCGCAGAGAGCAagtgctgaaaagaaagagGGATGAATACTTTGCTTTCATAGAGCAGTATTACCACTCCAGAACGGACGAGCACTATAAGGACACATACAGACAG ATTCATATCGACATTCCAAGAACCAACCCTCTGATTCCCCTGTTCCAGCAGCCTGTAGTCCAGGAG GTGTTTGAGCGCATTCTCTTCATCTGGGCCATCCGTCACCCAGCCAGTGGTTACGTCCAGGGAATCAATGACTTGGTCACACCCTTCTTTGTCGTCTTCCTGTCTGAGTTTGTCA CTGAGGATGTGGAGAACTTCAGGTTtgcagcgctgcctctggaCACGCAGAGAAACATTGAAGCTGACAGCTTCTGGTGCATGAGCAAGCTGCTAGATGGAATACAG gacaACTACACCTTTGCTCAGCCTGGAATACAGAATAAAGTGAAAGCTTTAGAGGAGCTGGTCAGTCGGATAGATG AGGACATTCACAATCATTTTAAGAAGTATGAGGTGGAGTACCTGCAATTTGCTTTTCGGTGGATGAACAATCTGCTGATGAGAGAGCTGCCACTTCGCTGCACTATCCGTCTCTGGGACACCTACCAG GCTGAATCTGAAGGTTTCTCCCACTTCCACTTGTacgtctgtgctgcttttctcaTTGAGTGGCGTAAAGAAATCCTTTCAATGATTGACTTTCAG GGCCTTCTCATGCTACTGCAGAACCTTCCCACAATCCACTGGGGCAATGAGGAAGTGGGTCTCCTCCTGGCTGAAGCTTACAGGCTGAAGTACATGTTTGCAGATGCACCCAGCCATTACAAGAGATAA
- the tbc1d22b gene encoding TBC1 domain family member 22B isoform X2: MATDNRINFWRRNAKVPGSVQPVYGAQHPPLDPRLRRTYHKDTKPKFNNPKSKKACSFHEFARSTNDAWDIDDDEEDEDFLRTQMSTPSISSRLHSTSTQQQNEADETKSQMPDRLAPPKTEVQTLHGDGGFEETNYEHVNGRVVKSHSEAHLNSSSVRATLQKQQSLPVRPIIPLVARISDQNASGAPPMTVREKSRLDKFKQLLASPNTDLEELRKHSWSGIPREVRPITWRLLSGYLPANKERREQVLKRKRDEYFAFIEQYYHSRTDEHYKDTYRQIHIDIPRTNPLIPLFQQPVVQEVFERILFIWAIRHPASGYVQGINDLVTPFFVVFLSEFVTEDVENFRFAALPLDTQRNIEADSFWCMSKLLDGIQDNYTFAQPGIQNKVKALEELVSRIDEDIHNHFKKYEVEYLQFAFRWMNNLLMRELPLRCTIRLWDTYQAESEGFSHFHLYVCAAFLIEWRKEILSMIDFQGLLMLLQNLPTIHWGNEEVGLLLAEAYRLKYMFADAPSHYKR, from the exons ATGGCCACCGACAACAGGATCAATTTTTGGAGGAGAAACGCTAAGGTTCCCGGAAG CGTGCAGCCTGTTTATGGAGCACAGCATCCGCCCCTTGACCCACGACTGCGGCGCAC GTATCACAAGGACACAAAGCCCAAGTTCAACAATCCTAAATCCAAAAAGGCCTGTAGCTTCCACGAGTTTGCCCGCAGCACTAACGATGCTTGGGACAtcgatgatgatgaggaggatgaggatttCCTCAGGACCCAAATGTCAACTCCATCCATATCGTCACGCCTGCACTCTACGTCCACACAG caacaaaaTGAGGCTGATGaaacaaaaagccagatgccAGACAGACTGGCTCCTCCCAAGACAGAAGTTCAAACCCTCCATGGTGATGGAGGGTTTGAAGAGACGAACTATGAACATGTCAACGGCAGGGTTGTCAAGTCTCATAGCGAGGCCCACCTCAACTCATCCTCAG TTCGTGCCACGCTACAGAAGCAGCAGTCGCTCCCAGTTCGCCCTATCATTCCACTGGTGGCTCGCATCTCAGACCAGAATGCGTCCGGGGCACCACCCATGACGGTTCGGGAGAAGAGCCGGCTGGACAAGTTCAAGCAGCTGCTGGCTAGTCCTAACACTGACCTAG AAGAACTGCGGAAGCACAGCTGGTCAGGCATACCGAGAGAGGTCCGACCAATCACGTGGAGACTTCTGTCT GGCTACCTGCCAGCCAACAAGGAGCGCAGAGAGCAagtgctgaaaagaaagagGGATGAATACTTTGCTTTCATAGAGCAGTATTACCACTCCAGAACGGACGAGCACTATAAGGACACATACAGACAG ATTCATATCGACATTCCAAGAACCAACCCTCTGATTCCCCTGTTCCAGCAGCCTGTAGTCCAGGAG GTGTTTGAGCGCATTCTCTTCATCTGGGCCATCCGTCACCCAGCCAGTGGTTACGTCCAGGGAATCAATGACTTGGTCACACCCTTCTTTGTCGTCTTCCTGTCTGAGTTTGTCA CTGAGGATGTGGAGAACTTCAGGTTtgcagcgctgcctctggaCACGCAGAGAAACATTGAAGCTGACAGCTTCTGGTGCATGAGCAAGCTGCTAGATGGAATACAG gacaACTACACCTTTGCTCAGCCTGGAATACAGAATAAAGTGAAAGCTTTAGAGGAGCTGGTCAGTCGGATAGATG AGGACATTCACAATCATTTTAAGAAGTATGAGGTGGAGTACCTGCAATTTGCTTTTCGGTGGATGAACAATCTGCTGATGAGAGAGCTGCCACTTCGCTGCACTATCCGTCTCTGGGACACCTACCAG GCTGAATCTGAAGGTTTCTCCCACTTCCACTTGTacgtctgtgctgcttttctcaTTGAGTGGCGTAAAGAAATCCTTTCAATGATTGACTTTCAG GGCCTTCTCATGCTACTGCAGAACCTTCCCACAATCCACTGGGGCAATGAGGAAGTGGGTCTCCTCCTGGCTGAAGCTTACAGGCTGAAGTACATGTTTGCAGATGCACCCAGCCATTACAAGAGATAA
- the tbc1d22b gene encoding TBC1 domain family member 22B isoform X3: MATDNRINFWRRNAKVPGRYHKDTKPKFNNPKSKKACSFHEFARSTNDAWDIDDDEEDEDFLRTQMSTPSISSRLHSTSTQQQQNEADETKSQMPDRLAPPKTEVQTLHGDGGFEETNYEHVNGRVVKSHSEAHLNSSSVRATLQKQQSLPVRPIIPLVARISDQNASGAPPMTVREKSRLDKFKQLLASPNTDLEELRKHSWSGIPREVRPITWRLLSGYLPANKERREQVLKRKRDEYFAFIEQYYHSRTDEHYKDTYRQIHIDIPRTNPLIPLFQQPVVQEVFERILFIWAIRHPASGYVQGINDLVTPFFVVFLSEFVTEDVENFRFAALPLDTQRNIEADSFWCMSKLLDGIQDNYTFAQPGIQNKVKALEELVSRIDEDIHNHFKKYEVEYLQFAFRWMNNLLMRELPLRCTIRLWDTYQAESEGFSHFHLYVCAAFLIEWRKEILSMIDFQGLLMLLQNLPTIHWGNEEVGLLLAEAYRLKYMFADAPSHYKR; the protein is encoded by the exons ATGGCCACCGACAACAGGATCAATTTTTGGAGGAGAAACGCTAAGGTTCCCGGAAG GTATCACAAGGACACAAAGCCCAAGTTCAACAATCCTAAATCCAAAAAGGCCTGTAGCTTCCACGAGTTTGCCCGCAGCACTAACGATGCTTGGGACAtcgatgatgatgaggaggatgaggatttCCTCAGGACCCAAATGTCAACTCCATCCATATCGTCACGCCTGCACTCTACGTCCACACAG cagcaacaaaaTGAGGCTGATGaaacaaaaagccagatgccAGACAGACTGGCTCCTCCCAAGACAGAAGTTCAAACCCTCCATGGTGATGGAGGGTTTGAAGAGACGAACTATGAACATGTCAACGGCAGGGTTGTCAAGTCTCATAGCGAGGCCCACCTCAACTCATCCTCAG TTCGTGCCACGCTACAGAAGCAGCAGTCGCTCCCAGTTCGCCCTATCATTCCACTGGTGGCTCGCATCTCAGACCAGAATGCGTCCGGGGCACCACCCATGACGGTTCGGGAGAAGAGCCGGCTGGACAAGTTCAAGCAGCTGCTGGCTAGTCCTAACACTGACCTAG AAGAACTGCGGAAGCACAGCTGGTCAGGCATACCGAGAGAGGTCCGACCAATCACGTGGAGACTTCTGTCT GGCTACCTGCCAGCCAACAAGGAGCGCAGAGAGCAagtgctgaaaagaaagagGGATGAATACTTTGCTTTCATAGAGCAGTATTACCACTCCAGAACGGACGAGCACTATAAGGACACATACAGACAG ATTCATATCGACATTCCAAGAACCAACCCTCTGATTCCCCTGTTCCAGCAGCCTGTAGTCCAGGAG GTGTTTGAGCGCATTCTCTTCATCTGGGCCATCCGTCACCCAGCCAGTGGTTACGTCCAGGGAATCAATGACTTGGTCACACCCTTCTTTGTCGTCTTCCTGTCTGAGTTTGTCA CTGAGGATGTGGAGAACTTCAGGTTtgcagcgctgcctctggaCACGCAGAGAAACATTGAAGCTGACAGCTTCTGGTGCATGAGCAAGCTGCTAGATGGAATACAG gacaACTACACCTTTGCTCAGCCTGGAATACAGAATAAAGTGAAAGCTTTAGAGGAGCTGGTCAGTCGGATAGATG AGGACATTCACAATCATTTTAAGAAGTATGAGGTGGAGTACCTGCAATTTGCTTTTCGGTGGATGAACAATCTGCTGATGAGAGAGCTGCCACTTCGCTGCACTATCCGTCTCTGGGACACCTACCAG GCTGAATCTGAAGGTTTCTCCCACTTCCACTTGTacgtctgtgctgcttttctcaTTGAGTGGCGTAAAGAAATCCTTTCAATGATTGACTTTCAG GGCCTTCTCATGCTACTGCAGAACCTTCCCACAATCCACTGGGGCAATGAGGAAGTGGGTCTCCTCCTGGCTGAAGCTTACAGGCTGAAGTACATGTTTGCAGATGCACCCAGCCATTACAAGAGATAA
- the si:ch211-148l7.4 gene encoding zinc finger and SCAN domain-containing protein 10: MDGVSWSTTASPESFSRSKTPSETLSRLASLIARAETKHHTRTQRQEPSHLSTCVCQECGEGFPYTTDLLHHQDLKHALPKPHRCPLCGQEFSLRSSLQLHKCDQESSSCELCDGESQLSSPCPACMTLPSDPNRQEKSFHRQPHLLDSSPYACAPCGRGFSQKQALLQHQQAGCTEPPSSSDVVKASSLPDDSPPVSEGDSPRSDTSDTPGPSSRGANMCQCCLRTFRTQAALQQHKHTNHTEKMSTAPRGKRAKGESTGEEVRRRGNIKVNGAAKRRLNTKQKLLSCRSCDMVFRNTSKLYMHRKENHTRDKIIQSEPRPVITKRRRTGTYPCQICGKVFMHHLSLRAHYRQHHASFFTSIRSKSHTVECVPTKDSSLSEHNPNQVKSSPADSKTVRAGPGRPKRVARLGAKDQHQGLCREGQELKQTGGQEEDEEEEKEFPCPSCVEVFPLQSQLREHMELHQSSVKRRQCCVCTNEMDTCKWPSSKRQRLYHCVPCQQGFTALDPFLEHCQEHLRVRVEEDRIAEASKA; this comes from the coding sequence ATGGATGGCGTCAGCTGGAGCACCACAGCGAGTCCAGAGTCATTCAGCCGTTCCAAGACGCCGTCAGAAACTCTGTCCAGACTCGCCAGTCTGATCGCACGGGCTGAGACCAAACACCACACGCGAACCCAGAGGCAGGAGCCGTCCCATCTGTCCACATGCGTGTGTCAGGAGTGTGGTGAAGGCTTCCCCTATACAACAGATTTGTTGCACCACCAGGACCTGAAACACGCGCTACCCAAGCCTCACCGGTGTCCTTTGTGTGGGCAGGAATTCTCGCTGAGGTCATCCTTACAGCTACACAAGTGTGATCAGGAGTCCTCATCGTGTGAGCTTTGTGACGGGGAGTCACAGCTCAGTTCTCCATGCCCTGCATGTATGACTCTCCCTTCCGATCCTAACAGGCAGGAGAAGTCCTTTCACCGCCAGCCCCACCTCCTGGACAGTAGTCCTTATGCGTGTGCCCCATGTGGGAGAGGCTTCAGCCAGAAGcaagctctgctgcagcatcagcaggctGGCTGCACCGAACCACCATCTTCATCAGATGTAGTCAAAGCAAGTAGCCTTCCAGATGATTCTCCTCCAGTTTCTGAGGGGGACTCTCCCCGCTCAGATACTTCTGACACACCAGGCCCTAGCAGCAGAGGTGCCAACATGTGCCAGTGCTGTTTGAGGACTTTCCGCACAcaggcagcactgcagcagcataAACACACTAATCACACAGAGAAGATGTCGACGGCTCCACGGGGAAAAAGAGCCAAAGGAGAATCCACGGGTGAAGAagtgaggagaagaggaaacatCAAGGTGAATGGAGCGGCAAAGAGAAGgttaaacacaaagcaaaagctCCTGAGCTGTCGCTCCTGTGACATGGTTTTTAGGAACACCTCCAAACTCTACATGCACAGAAAAGAGAACCACACCAGAGACAAGATTATTCAGAGTGAACCAAGGCCAGTCATCACCAAGCGCAGGAGAACAGGCACATACCCATGTCAGATCTGCGGCAAAGTTTTCATGCATCATTTGTCACTTCGTGCACATTACAGACAGCACCATGCCTCATTCTTCACCTCAATTAGAAGCAAAAGCCATACTGTAGAATGTGTCCCCACCAAAGACTCAAGTTTGTCAGAGCATAACCCAAATCAAGTGAAAAGCAGCCCGGCAGACAGTAAGACTGTTCGAGCTGGTCCAGGGAGGCCGAAGAGGGTGGCCAGATTAGGAGCTAAGGACCAACATCAAGGGTTGTGCAGAGAGGGACAAGAACTAAAGCAGACaggggggcaggaggaggatgaagaggaggaaaaagagttCCCATGCCCTTCCTGTGTAGAGGTTTTTCCTCTACAGTCACAGCTGAGGGAGCACATGGAGCTCCACCAGTCCTCCGTGAAGCGGAGGCAGTGCTGCGTGTGCACCAACGAGATGGACACGTGTAAATGGCCGAGTTCAAAGCGGCAGAGGCTGTACCACTGTGTTCCCTGCCAGCAGGGCTTCACAGCACTGGACCCTTTCCTAGAACACTGTCAGGAGCACCTGCGAGTCCGGGTGGAGGAGGACCGCATCGCAGAGGCCAGCAAAGCCTGA